One region of Cucurbita pepo subsp. pepo cultivar mu-cu-16 chromosome LG03, ASM280686v2, whole genome shotgun sequence genomic DNA includes:
- the LOC111789978 gene encoding cysteine-rich receptor-like protein kinase 42, translating into MASIFIHGVSFFFFFFFFFFFLFFSVSLSDPRISEAGSICGTFKPPPKSRFIPTFIEEMEAISELLTTRNWTTHFVNSTPPMFALSQCFNDLSHNDCLLCYAASRTALPRCLPAVSARIFLDGCFLRYDNYSFYKESTDSLRDSVNCTSELGEIDESDKLGFGENVRVVVENVTRTAMANGGFGIGEVNGLFGLAQCWGSVEPEGCRACLEKARRSIRSCLPSREGRALNAGCYSRYSTVKFFNDKAEEQDHDDQNGFSGRRAVAAIVLASVASLIIAISAAFACYTRISNIKKEKKKQSLIPISFRDSDVNFKYETLEKATNYFSPSSKIGQGGAGSVYKGTLPNGKIVAVKRLVFHTRQWVDEFFNEVNLIRGIQHKNLVTLLGCSIEGPESLLVYEYVPNRSLDQFIFDKNKVQILNWKQRFNIIVGTAEGLAHLHEGCKMRIIHRDIKSSNVLLDENFNPKIADFGLARHFAADQTHLSTGIAGTLGYMAPEYLVRGQLTEKADIYSFGVLILEIVCGRRNSSFTENSTPLLQTVWDLYKSGRLSEAIDSCLNKDYPAKEAMDVLQIGLLCTQALASLRPSMATVVKLLSSEGERKVSIPEQPPFLNPCGASRRSCRVSSLVSKLEVSSGTSTDSGSSSSSSNLPSRTGDLTELNPN; encoded by the exons ATGgcttccattttcatccatggagtttccttcttcttcttcttcttcttcttcttcttcttcctgttcttctctgtttctctctcagATCCCCGAATCTCCGAAGCCGGAAGCATCTGCGGAACCTTCAAGCCTCCGCCCAAATCCCGATTCATCCCAACCTTCATCGAAGAAATGGAAGCCATATCCGAGCTTCTCACAACTCGCAATTGGACAACTCACTTCGTCAATTCTACTCCCCCGATGTTCGCCTTATCGCAATGCTTCAACGATCTCTCTCACAACGATTGCCTTCTCTGTTACGCCGCCAGCCGCACTGCCCTTCCTCGTTGCCTTCCCGCCGTCTCCGCTCGGATCTTCCTCGATGGATGCTTCCTCCGGTACGACAATTACAGCTTCTACAAAGAGTCCACCGATTCCCTTAGGGATTCTGTGAATTGCACCTCGGAATTGGGGGAAATCGATGAATCTGACAAGTTAGGGTTTGGAGAGAATGTTAGGGTTGTTGTTGAGAATGTGACGAGGACGGCCATGGCGAATGGCGGATTTGGGATTGGTGAAGTTAATGGACTGTTTGGTTTGGCGCAGTGTTGGGGGAGTGTTGAGCCTGAGGGTTGTAGGGCTTGCTTGGAGAAGGCGAGGAGGAGTATTAGAAGCTGCTTGCCGAGTAGGGAAGGGAGGGCTTTGAATGCTGGGTGCTATTCGAGGTATTCAACTGTGAAGTTCTTCAATGATAAGGCTGAAGAACAGGATCATGATGATCAAAACG GATTTTCTGGAAGAAGAGCTGTAGCTGCCATTGTTTTAGCTTCAGTTGCCTCCTTGATCATCGCCATTTCAGCTGCTTTTGCATGCTATACAAGAATATCAAACATAAAGAAAG agaagaaaaaacaatccCTTATTCCAATTTCCTTTAGGGATTCCGATGTGAATTTCAAGTATGAAACGCTTGAAAAGGCCACTAATTACTTCAGCCCATCAAGTAAGATAGGCCAAGGTGGAGCTGGTTCTGTATATAAAGGAACTCTTCCAAATGGGAAGATTGTTGCTGTGAAGAGGTTGGTTTTCCATACCAGGCAATGGGTTGATGAGTTCTTCAATGAAGTGAATTTGATCCGTGGAATCCAACACAAAAACCTTGTTACCCTTTTAGGCTGCAGCATTGAAGGACCTGAAAGTCTGCTGGTCTACGAGTATGTTCCGAATCGGAGCCTCGATCAGTTCATTTTCG ATAAGAACAAGGTTCAGATTCTGAATTGGAAGCAGCGTTTCAATATTATTGTGGGAACAGCTGAGGGGCTTGCACATCTTCATGAAGGTTGTAAGATGAGAATAATCCATAGAGACATAAAGAGTAGTAATGTTCTTCtggatgaaaatttcaatCCAAAGATTGCGGATTTCGGCCTCGCTCGGCATTTCGCAGCCGATCAGACTCATCTTAGCACCGGAATTGCCGGGACACT AGGTTATATGGCTCCTGAATATCTCGTTCGAGGACAACTTACCGAAAAGGCAGACATTTATAGCTTTGGAGTGCTGATACTCGAGATCGTCTGCGGTAGACGAAACAGTTCCTTCACAGAGAACTCTACCCCACTCCTCCAAACA GTTTGGGATCTGTACAAATCAGGGAGATTAAGTGAAGCCATTGACTCATGCTTGAACAAGGATTACCCTGCAAAGGAAGCCATGGATGTTCTGCAAATAGGGCTGTTATGCACACAAGCTCTAGCTTCTTTAAGACCGTCAATGGCGACGGTGGTGAAACTGCTAAGCAGTGAAGGagagaggaaggtttccatcCCAGAACAACCTCCATTTTTGAATCCTTGTGGAGCCTCCAGAAGATCTTGTAGAGTCAGCAGCTTGGTTTCCAAACTTGAAGTTTCTTCTGGCACATCAACAGAttcaggttcttcttcttcttcttctaactTGCCTTCAAGAACTGGAGATTTGACTGAATTGAATCCAAACTAA
- the LOC111791466 gene encoding putative cytochrome c oxidase subunit 5C-4 — translation MVGNVVYKGPSVIKEIIYGVGVGLMAGGLWKMHHWNYQRRTKEFYELLDRGDITVVLPEDN, via the coding sequence ATGGTGGGGAATGTTGTGTACAAGGGACCAAGCGTGATAAAGGAGATAATATATGGAGTTGGGGTGGGGCTAATGGCTGGTGGCCTCTGGAAAATGCACCATTGGAATTACCAAAGGAGAACCAAAGAGTTCTATGAGTTGCTTGATCGTGGTGACATTACTGTTGTTCTTCCAGAGGacaattaa
- the LOC111789945 gene encoding probable galactinol--sucrose galactosyltransferase 5, protein MAPSLKNGGSNDVVSYDGLNDMSCPFSIDKSDFTVNGHLFLSDVPENIVASPSPYTSIDKSPVSVGCFVGFDASEPDSRHVVSIGKLKDIRFMSIFRFKVWWTTHWVGRNGGDLESETQIVILEKSDSGRPYVLLLPLVEGPFRTSIQPGDDDFVDVCVESGSSKVVGSTFRSVLYLHAGDDPFALVKEAMKIVRTHLGTFRLLEEKSPPGIVDKFGWCTWDAFYLTVHPQGIIEGVKHLVDGGCPPGLVLIDDGWQSIGHDSDPITKEGMNQTAAGEQMPCRLLKFQENYKFRDYVNPKASSVGATQKGMKAFIDELKGEFKTVEYVYVWHALCGYWGGLRPEVPGLPEANVIQPVLSPGLQMTMEDLAVDKIVHHKVGLVPPEKVEEMYEGLHAHLENVGIDGVKIDVIHLLEMLCEDYGGRVDLAKAYYKAMTKSINKHFKGNGVIASMEHCNDFMFLGTQAISLGRVGDDFWCTDPSGDPNGTFWLQGCHMVHCAYNSLWMGNFIHPDWDMFQSTHPCAAFHAASRAISGGPIYVSDSVGKHNFELLKKLVLPDGSILRSEYYALPTRDCLFEDPLHNGETMLKIWNLNKFTGVIGAFNCQGGGWCRETRRNQCFSQYSKRVTSKTNAKDIEWNSGEKPISIEGVKSFALYHYQSKKLIIAKPSQSIEISLDPFEFELITVSPVTTLAETSIQFAPIGLINMLNTGGAIQSVVYHDDLSSVEVSIKGTGEMRVFASEKPRACLIDGEDVGFKYQDQMVAVQVPWPGSSGISTIEYLF, encoded by the exons ATGGCTCCCAGTTTGAAAAATGGCGGTTCCAACGACGTCGTTTCGTATGATGGTTTGAACGACATGTCGTGTCCGTTCTCCATCGACAAGTCGGATTTTACTGTGAACGGACATTTGTTTCTGTCTGACGTGCCGGAGAATATTGTCGCTTCTCCTTCTCCCTACACTTCGATCGACAAGTCGCCGGTTTCTGTTGGTTGCTTTGTTGGGTTCGACGCGTCGGAACCTGACAGCCGACATGTCGTTTCCATTGGGAAGCTGAAGGATATTCGGTTTATGAGTATCTTCAGGTTTAAGGTTTGGTGGACCACGCATTGGGTTGGTCGGAATGGTGGCGACCTTGAATCCGAGACTCAGATTGTTATCCTTGAGAAGTCGGATTCTGGCCGCCCGTATGTTCTCCTTCTTCCGCTCGTCGAGGGGCCGTTTAGAACGTCGATTCAACCCGGGGATGATGACTTTGTCGATGTTTGTGTTGAGAGTGGCTCGTCGAAAGTTGTTGGTTCGACGTTTCGGAGTGTGTTGTATCTTCATGCTGGCGATGATCCGTTTGCACTGGTCAAGGAGGCGATGAAGATCGTGAGGACCCACCTCGGAACTTTCCGCTTGCTCGAGGAGAAGTCTCCGCCAg GTATCGTGGATAAATTTGGTTGGTGTACGTGGGATGCATTTTACCTAACAGTTCACCCACAAGGCATCATCGAAGGCGTAAAACATCTCGTCGATGGTGGTTGCCCTCCTGGCCTAGTCCTAATCGACGACGGTTGGCAGTCCATCGGGCACGATTCCGACCCCATCACGAAAGAAGGAATGAACCAAACCGCGGCCGGCGAACAAATGCCCTGCCGTCTTTTAAAATTCCAAGAGAACTACAAATTTCGTGACTATGTCAACCCAAAGGCCTCCTCCGTTGGCGCCACCCAGAAGGGGATGAAGGCGTTTATAGACGAGCTGAAGGGGGAGTTCAAGACAGTGGAGTATGTGTATGTTTGGCACGCTTTGTGTGGGTATTGGGGCGGGCTCCGGCCGGAGGTGCCCGGCTTGCCGGAGGCAAATGTGATCCAGCCGGTACTGTCACCGGGCTTACAAATGACGATGGAGGATTTAGCCGTTGATAAGATTGTTCATCATAAAGTGGGGTTGGTGCCACCGGAGAAGGTCGAGGAAATGTACGAGGGGCTGCATGCTCATTTGGAGAATGTCGGGATTGACGGCGTTAAGATCGACGTTATCCAT TTATTGGAGATGTTGTGTGAGGACTATGGAGGGAGAGTGGATTTGGCAAAGGCATATTATAAGGCCATGACGAAGTCgataaataaacatttcaaaGGAAACGGAGTTATTGCGAGTATGGAACATTGTAACGACTTTATGTTTCTCGGGACTCAAGCTATATCTCTCGGTCGTGTTG GTGATGACTTTTGGTGCACTGATCCTTCTGGTGATCCGAACGGTACGTTTTGGTTGCAAGGATGTCACATGGTGCATTGTGCCTATAATAGCTTGTGGATGGGTAATTTTATCCACCCTGATTGGGATATGTTCCAGTCCACCCATCCTTGTGCTGCCTTTCATGCCGCCTCTCGAGCCATCTCTGGTGGCCCGATTTACGTTAGTGACTCGGTTGGGAAGCATAACTTTGAGCtcctaaaaaaattagtgCTCCCTGATGGGTCGATCCTTCGAAGTGAGTACTATGCTCTACCGACTCGTGATTGTCTCTTTGAAGACCCGTTGCATAATGGAGAGACTATGCTCAAGATATGGAATCTGAATAAG TTCACTGGTGTGATTGGTGCATTCAATTGCCAAGGAGGAGGATGGTGTCGTGAGACACGACGAAACCAATGTTTTTCTCAATACTCAAAACGAGTGACCTCCAAAACTAATGCAAAAGACATCGAGTGGAACAGCGGTGAAAAACCGATCTCTATTGAAGGTGTAAAATCCTTTGCACTCTACCACTATCAATCTAAGAAGCTCATCATCGCCAAACCCTCCCAAAGCATTGAAATTTCTCTTGACCCGTTCGAGTTTGAGCTCATCACGGTCTCACCAGTCACCACACTCGCTGAAACCTCGATTCAGTTTGCCCCAATTGGCCTCATCAACATGCTCAACACAGGTGGTGCCATCCAATCTGTAGTCTACCATGATGACCTAAGCTCTGTTGAGGTTAGCATCAAAGGAACGGGTGAGATGCGCGTGTTTGCATCAGAAAAACCAAGAGCTTGTCTTATCGATGGTGAGGATGTTGGGTTCAAGTACCAAGACCAAATGGTGGCAGTCCAAGTGCCATGGCCTGGTTCTTCTGGCATTTCAACTATCGaatacttattttaa
- the LOC111791126 gene encoding zinc finger CCCH domain-containing protein 41-like, with translation MELKVSYPKLGISSSEYVSDPEEKDISDDEDDDRNHKHRRRETRSQSLERDTREHVLRPYGKRSKPSENGRSIRDNDSQANEAWKSFNTPTLEKDIPGKFDKRRLGAVPGARLAGDFNQRIRANQTFSGDLSSGRGRGRESGTWNQFDSRFSPVDIASQIVHRGPFPPSLFAGRGLPSVSTAQTAPWNAFGLLPGIPNSGLETMHPIGLQGTLRPPINPPLNIGIPRQRCRDFEERGFCLRGDMCPMEHGINRIVVEDVQSLSQFNLPLSLPNAHLMGKTTGSLPAVSTTSTTVMSGKGLLGKNSKPGVGDDSLPFHGVYSGSGSATEADLYDPDQPLWNNNCPEKPNALSGMHSSKIDDVESLMGDDPSDRNQVRKCDAADNGCSSRITATSGSQGTSSSVWGRVGSRNRQDVKGKLDPVNSSGCLDNEVKEHNEVLTSVQGNSHQQKHMAQGDAHTEAGNLPHKALNDANAMRTMRKPSQKALRTLFVNGIPLQSNKTETLLSHFKKYGEVIDIYIPANSQRAFVQFSKREEAEAALKSPDAVMGNRFIKLWWANRDSIPDAGVGSNNGIHVPPRHIAAVSLLPLVVKGKNSVQVSTSKGSVSHPLESSLAAPDHSHAFSSPKVSSPLQKKLENLEQLKEELRKKQEMLDMKRNDFRRQLDKLEKQATGNKGETVVGFSAKRLKVGIEADASKLVTPKASDSGIALASPHTEASGEHVECPCPEPTTSIVQQESSKFEPVHPLSSETPFDVDGDKSGSCSTGFRVVPPLPVDFANEDVIKKHFSSLGDVCTVELVSEDGDRISNASNNCSANVTFLTRHSAERAFKDGKSWQGQDLKLIWLSGSEGEDHDGALSDDASRDADMEPESEPESILLKEETPYHTESQNST, from the exons ATGGAACTGAAAGTTTCATATCCTAAGCTGGGCATTTCTTCCTCTGAATATGTAAGTGATCCCGAGGAAAAGGATATTAGTGATGACGAAGATGATGATCGAAACCATAAGCATAGGAGGCGGGAGACACGCTCTCAGTCTTTGGAAAGAGATACACGTGAACATGTTTTGAGGCCATATGGTAAGCGTAGTAAACCATCTGAAAATGGACGTAGTATTAGGGACAACGATTCTCAAGCCAATGAAGCTTGGAAGTCCTTCAATACTCCCACTCTTGAGAAAGACATACCTGGGAAATTTGATAAAAGACGCTTGGGTGCAGTGCCAGGAGCTCGACTGGCTGGGGATTTCAACCAAAGGATCAGGGCAAACCAGACGTTTTCTGGTGACCTAAGTTCTggtagaggaagaggaagggaGTCTGGCACTTGGAACCAGTTTGATTCAAGATTTAGTCCTGTTGATATTGCTTCCCAAATTGTTCACCGTGGGCCTTTTCCTCCTAGTCTATTTGCTGGAAGGGGTTTACCAAGTGTTTCTACTGCACAAACTGCACCATGGAATGCATTTGGATTACTACCAGGAATTCCAAATAGTGGGCTAGAAACGATGCACCCCATTGGTTTGCAGGGAACACTTAGACCTCCAATCAACCCTCCTCTGAACATAGGCATACCTCGCCAGAGATGTAGAGATTTTGAGGAGCGTGGATTTTGCCTTAGAGGAGATATGTGTCCTATGGAGCATGGTATTAACCGCATCGTAGTTGAAGATGTCCAG AGTCTTTCTCAATTTAACCTTCCTCTGTCGCTTCCAAATGCACACCTAATGGGGAAAACTACTGGATCTCTGCCTGCAGTTAGCACAACTTCTACGACAGTAATGAGCGGCAAAGGATTGCTTGGAAAAAATAGCAAGCCTGGTGTAGGAGATGATTCATTGCCCTTTCATGGTGTATATTCAGGTTCTGGTAGTGCAACTGAAGCTGACTTGTATGACCCTGATCAACCCCTATGGAACAACAATTGTCCTGAGAAACCAAATGCACTCTCAGGCATGCATTCATCAAAGATTGATGATGTTGAATCCTTGATGGGAGATGATCCTTCTGATAGAAATCAGGTTAGGAAATGTGATGCTGCTGATAATGGATGCTCTAGTAGAATTACTGCAACAAGTGGTTCACAGGGTACTAGTTCTTCTGTCTGGGGTAGAGTTGGGTCGAGGAATAGACAAGATGTGAAAGGGAAACTTGATCCAGTAAATTCCTCTGGTTGTCTTGATAATGAAGTGAAGGAACACAATGAGGTACTGACTAGTGTTCAAGGAAATTCTCACCAACAAAAGCACATGGCTCAGGGTGATGCTCACACTGAAGCAGGAAATTTACCTCACAAGGCACTGAATGATGCCAATGCCATGCGTACTATGCGCAAACCATCTCAGAAAGCATTACGTACTTTGTTTGTCAATGGGATTCCACTACAAAGCAACAAAACAGAGACActtctttctcattttaaaaaatatggtgAGGTCATTGACATCTATATTCCAGCAAATAGTCAACGTGCTTTTGTTCAGTTCTCAAAAAGGGAAGAGGCAGAAGCTGCTCTTAAGTCACCTGATGCTGTTATGGGAAACCGTTTTATCAAACTTTGGTGGGCCAATCGTGACAGCATTCCTGATGCTGGTGTAGGCAGTAATAATGGTATTCATGTTCCTCCACGTCATATTGCAGCTGTTTCACTTCTTCCACTTGTTGTCAAAGGAAAGAATAGTGTCCAGGTTTCCACTTCAAAGGGCAGTGTTTCCCATCCGTTGGAATCTTCTTTAGCTGCCCCAGATCACTCTCATGCTTTCAGCAGCCCAAAGGTTTCTTCTCCTTTGCAGAAGAAATTAGAGAATCTGGAACAGTTAAAGGAGGAACTCCggaagaaacaagaaatgCTAGACATGAAGCGGAATGATTTTAGGCGCCAGTTAGATAAACTTGAAAAACAA GCCACAGGAAACAAAGGCGAAACAGTCGTTGGGTTCTCCGCAAAACGACTTAAAGTGGGAATAGAGGCTGACGCTAGTAAACTTGTTACTCCAAAGGCCAGCGATTCTGGCATTGCTTTGGCATCACCACACACTGAGGCGAGTGGGGAGCATGTGGAGTGCCCTTGTCCTGAGCCAACCACATCTATTGTACAACAGGAATCCTCAAAGTTTGAGCCTGTTCATCCATTGTCATCCGAAACACCTTTTGATGTTGATGGAGATAAATCAGGGAGCTGTTCTACTGGATTTAGAGTTGTTCCTCCTTTACCAGTCGACTTTGCCAAT GAGGATGTGATAAAGAAACATTTCTCATCGTTGGGTGATGTTTGTACGGTGGAGCTAGTTTCGGAAGATGGCGATCGGATTTCAAACGCATCTAACAACTGCTCAGCTAATGTCACTTTTTTAACCCGTCATTCAGCTGAAAGAGCATTCAAAGATGGCAAATCCTGGCAAGGTCAAGACTTGAAGTTAATATGGTTATCTGGTAGTGAAGGTGAAGACCACGATGGCGCTTTGTCCGACGACGCATCTCGAGATGCAGACATGGAGCCTGAAAGTGAACCAGAAAGCATCCTTTTGAAGGAGGAAACCCCATATCATACAGAATCCCAGAATTCAACATGA
- the LOC111791496 gene encoding protein ANTHESIS POMOTING FACTOR 1 isoform X2, which yields MALTELDDGTVRSMAIGAVFSDFVGKINSLDFHRKDDLLVTASEDDSVRLYDIANARLLKTTFHKKHGADRICFTHHPSSVICSSRYNLDTTGESLRYLSMYDNRCLRYFKGHKERVVSLCMSPINDSFMSGSLDHSVRIWDLRVNACQGILRLRGRPTVAYDQQGLVFAVAMEGGAIKLFDSRSYDKGPFDTFLVGGDMAEVFDIKFSNDGKSMLLTTTNNNIYVLDAYGGEKQCGFSLEPSPNTTIEATFTPDGQYVVSGSGDGTLHAWNINKRTEVASWNSHIGVASCLKWAPRRVMFVAASTVLTFWIPNTSKSTGESV from the exons ATGGCGCTAACCGAGCTCGACGACGGCACGGTGCGGAGCATGGCAATCGGAGCTGTTTTCTCTGACTTC GTTGGGAAGATAAATTCTCTTGACTTTCATCGCAAGGATGATTTGCTGGTGACGGCGAGTGAGGATGATTCCGTGCGGCTGTATGATATTGCGAATGCCAG GTTACTCAAAACCACATTTCATAAAAAGCATGGTGCTGATCGTATATGCTTTACCCACCACCCAAGTTCCGTTATATGCTCTTCAAGATACAATTTAGATACTACTGGAG AGTCACTGCGATACCTATCAATGTATGATAACCGATGTCTTCGCTACTTCAAAGGACATAAAGAGAG GGTTGTTTCGCTCTGCATGTCTCCAATCAATGACAGCTTCATGTCAGGTTCTCTCGACCACAGCGTCAGGATATGGGATCTTCGAGTAAATGCTTGCCAG GGAATACTTCGTTTACGTGGCAGACCTACCGTTGCGTATGACCAGCAAGGCCTTGTGTTTGCTGTGGCAATGGAAGGAGGTGCTATTAAGTTGTTCGATTCACGTTCCTACGACAAG GGACCCTTCGATACCTTCTTGGTTGGTGGAGATATGGCTGAAGTCTTTGACATCAAATTTAGTAATGATGGCAAATCTATGCTCTTGACAACTAcaaataacaatatatatgTTCTTGATGCATATGGAGGAGAGAAG CAATGTGGGTTCAGCTTGGAACCATCTCCCAACACAACCATAGAGGCTACCTTTACCCCAGATGGGCAGTACGTCGTATCAG GCTCTGGAGATGGAACCTTGCATGCCTGGAACATTAACAAGCGTACTGAG GTTGCAAGCTGGAACAGTCACATAGGCGTTGCCTCGTGCTTGAAATGGGCTCCTCGCAGGGTCATGTTCGTTGCCGCATCCACTGTACTCACATTCTGGATCCCCAACACCTCGAAGTCTACAGGCGAGTCGG